Part of the Bacillus cereus group sp. RP43 genome is shown below.
AATACAAAAGGGGTTCCATCCAATAAAATTGCAACCCTTCCTTCCATTAATGCAGCGATAACTTTATCAGGACGTTCCGTACTCTGTACTTGCGGGAAAGGACTAAGATAATTATCTTCAATAAGTTGTTCTATATAACCTGATTCTGGCACATTATCAATATTAATTTTCTCAATTCTCTTCTTAACTTCTTCTACTAATTCTGGATCAGCAATCTCCTTCATAAAGGTAACAACCAACTCTTTTTTAACTCGTTCTCCTACATGAAATTTCATTAAAGATAATCCTTCATTTTCACCATGTAACCGCAACAAAGCAGTATTGTCCGACAAAACTTCTGTGAAACCTACCCGTGGACCTCTGACCGATCCTTCTGATACTGGCTCTTCAACATTACGTGTTTTTCCTTTTTTTGTATTAAGTATGAATACATCTGATAATCCATCAATTAATAATGCTGTGGAACCAATTAGCACTTTTGACATCATTTTTTGGACAGATTGCACCTCTTCTACTCCACTAATAGGAAGAACTCGGTTTTTAATAAACTCTTTTGAAACTCTTTCTTCCTTATAGGATGATTCATCTTTATACTCATCAAAAAAATTACACATTAGTGATTTCATAATGTGCGTATCAATAAGATCTTTATCTGACAGCCCTTCTACAAAAACAAGAACTGCCCGGATGCTAGTCCCGCCAATGTTAAACTCTCGACAATAAACGTCCGAGTTATCAAGAGCTTCTTTTTTTATAACTTCTAAATCTAAGTTGAAATCACCTGTAAAATAGTCTTCAGAAACTTTTATCGCGTTATTCTCATATGTATTTCCTTGTTCTTGGCTTTGATTAACTATTGAATCCTGCGCTCTCACCTTCATCACTCTTTCTCAAAAAAACTTCCTATATACTCTTCTTTACATATCAATATTTGTTTTCACTTAAATGTAGTTCGTTATATTATTCTTTTTCTAATGTACGAATCCAACTAAAAAATCTTGAAATTATATATGGAATGAAAAGTACGATAAAGGCTTGCATAAAAACTTTCCACTCAGGTACATACAGAACAATCGTGTCCCACATTTTTATCATCCTATAACAATACATAATTTTAGAAATTCCTCACTCAATTGGAATTTCTTATGAATTATTATGTCTGATAAGAAAAATTTTAATGCACTTAAAACTTCATGTTACATTTCCTCTATATTTTTCGTTGCATATTCAAAATGGTCATTCTTTATCAGACAAACAAAAAAGAAGGTTGCCTAAAAATCAGTTTTACTGACCTTATCGGCAACCTTCTTTTATAAAGTATCTTCTTTTTGTAATTGCTTTTCTTCTTTCCAAAGCTTTCCTGGCCAAAATGCGAAGCGTCCTAAAACGACTGTAATAGCAGGCACTAGCAGTGGTCTTACAATAAATGTATCTAGCAGTACACCGATTGCTGTCACAATACCGAATTGAACTAGAACTTGAATTGGTAACGTACCTAACACCGCAAATGTTCCTGCTAAAATTAAACCTGCGGATGTAATTACACTACCTGTTTGTATAACACCATTTTTTACTGCATCCAAGTGATTTTGTTTCTTTCTGTTTTTCCATATTTCTGAAACCATAAAGATATTATAATCTTCACCTAAAGCAACTAAAAATACGAATGCGTATAATGGGATCGCGCCTTGTATTGCGGGAGCTCCCATACCAAAGTGAAGTACTATCCATCCTGCTCCTAGCGCTGAGAAGAATGATAAAACGACAGTTACAATTAAATAAATCATCGCGACGATAGAACGTAAGTAAACAAGCAATAATAAAGCGATAATACTAATCATCACAGGAATAATAACCGCTTCATCACGTTCTGTTATTTGTTTTGTATCATATAAGGAAGCTGTTTCCCCTCCAATCCACAATTGATTTTCTGCATTACTAATCCCTGTGTCTTTTAATACTTTTTTTACACTATTTTTCAATTCAGGGATTTGATCTAATGCTTCAATTGAGTATGGGTTTTCCACTAAAGAAACTTCATACATTTGCAATTGATTATTTTCTTTTCCCTTCATTGGTTCTTTCACTTTATTAACAAAGGATAATTTCTCTATTTCTTGTTTAATAGGTAAATCTTTTCCTTTTGAATCAACTACAATCTTTACTGGTGCTAATTCTCCAGCTGAAAAATGATCCGTGATTAATGTAAATCCTTCACGTGATGGCATATCTTTCGGGAATGATTCTAATAAATCGTACGTGTATTGAATACGTGGTACAAATGAAGCCAATCCTCCTAATAAAAATACAGTTAGCATAATAATTGTCCACGGTTTACGTACAACAATATCACCAAGCTTTTTACTAAAGTTCCCCTTTGTAGCTTTTACTTTTAAAACTTTCTTTTTCGCAAACTCTTCATTCATTGCAGTTGTTCTCGGTATGAATGGGAAGAATGCCACTCTACCAAAAATTAATAAAAATGCAGGAAGAATTGTTAATGCAGCGATTCCCATTATGAAAACAGCAACACTAAATGGTACTGCAAATCGATGAAAGGCTCCATAATGTGCAAGTAATAATGTTCCTAATCCAAGTACGACAGTTAATGCACTCATTATAATTGCCCCGCCAGATGCTTTAATCGCTAGTTGCAGTGCTTTATATTTACTTTCTTCTTCTAGTAAATACTCCCTATATCTCGAAATTAAAAATAGACAATAGTCCGTTCCAGCGCCAAACAATAATACTGTCATTATTGATATCGCTTGGGCATCTACTTTAATCCATCCATGATCGGCCAAAAAACCAAGTGTAGGACTTATAATACCGTACGCAAATCCAACGACAATTATAGGCAAAATCGCTAAAATCGGTGAGCGGTACAGTAAAATTAATAAAACTAATACAAGTAATACAGTAGCAACTAATAATTTCACATCAGCTTGACTAAATAAACTTACCGCATCCGTTTGAATACCTACAGGTCCAGATAATCGAACATGTAAACCAGAATCGGTAATTTTTTGTTTGAATGGATCTTCATCCACTTTACTATTCACTATTTTTCGTAACTCTTCTAAATTACCTTTTAATATATCCGTTCCAGCAGATTTATTAAAGAATATTGGTGTAACAAATGATGTACCATCTTTTGATGCACTTTTTGATAATACTTGCTCTGGAATTGTATCAAATGGTGGTAATGTTGATTGTTCTTTTAAAGGACTGGCCTTTAATTCTTTATAAACGTCTTGTATGAGTTTATAATCCTTTGACTGTAATCCACCATCTCGATGCCATACTACTAACAACGGATTTCCTGCATTATTAGGAAATTCTTTTTTCATAAGTGCTTCAGCTTGCTGTGACATAGCTGTTTCAGGTAAATTTTTCGGATTCGGTTCTTTCATACTGTTTACTTGTGGCAACGTAAATGAAAGTACCAATGTAATAAGAATCCAAACCGATAAAGTTATCCATTGCGTATTCTTCCCTGCTACAAGCTTCCCTAACATATTTAACGGGTGCTTTTTCATAAAAACCCACCTTCCTTTTCCCCACCAATATTAATTATATATACTGGTCGGTTAATTAATCAAGAATGATTAAAAAATTATGTTATAATTATCTCAATAATAAATGTCAGGAGCGAATGTATTTGGATCAAAAACAACGTCCTCTCGGAAGGCCTCGTCAAAATAAAAATACAAAATCTACAAAAGCAATCATTTTAGAAGTTGCAACTAGGTTATTTCTCACTCAAAATTATCAAGTTGTTTCGATGGATGAGGTCGCGAAAGAATGTGGTGTTACAAAAGCAACCGTCTACTATTATTATTCAACAAAAGCGGATTTATTTACCGCTACTATGATTCAAATGATGGTACGAATAAGAGAAAATATGGATCAAATCCTCTCTACAAATAAGACTTTGGAAGAAAGATTATTGGACTTTGCTACAGTATACTTGCACGCAACGATGGATATTGATATGAAGAACTTCATGAAAGATGCAAAACTATCCTTATCTGAAGAGCAATTGAAGGAATTAAAAAATGCCGAGGATAACATGTATGAAGTATTGGAAAAAGCACTCGAGAATGCGATGGCCCTTGGAGAAATACCTAAAGGAGATCCTAAATTTGCTGCCCATGCTTTCGTAGCTTTATTATCAATCGGGAATTTTAAAGATGAAAATCACAATCCTACTCTTGCAAATATAGATGAATTAGCAAAACAAATCGTTTCGTTTTATTGGAATGGGTTAAGTCATCAAAATTAAAT
Proteins encoded:
- a CDS encoding spore germination protein, with product MKVRAQDSIVNQSQEQGNTYENNAIKVSEDYFTGDFNLDLEVIKKEALDNSDVYCREFNIGGTSIRAVLVFVEGLSDKDLIDTHIMKSLMCNFFDEYKDESSYKEERVSKEFIKNRVLPISGVEEVQSVQKMMSKVLIGSTALLIDGLSDVFILNTKKGKTRNVEEPVSEGSVRGPRVGFTEVLSDNTALLRLHGENEGLSLMKFHVGERVKKELVVTFMKEIADPELVEEVKKRIEKINIDNVPESGYIEQLIEDNYLSPFPQVQSTERPDKVIAALMEGRVAILLDGTPFVLIVPVTFSMMMQSPEDYYERWIPGTLIRLLRFGTAIISLFAPALYISFISFHPGLIPTKLAISIIGGREGVPFPAIIEGLFMEIAIEILREAGLRLPKPIGSAMGIVGGLIIGQSAVSAGIVSPIMVIVVAATAISSFALSHYSTAIPLRILRFVAMFFAAIFGLYGVILFFLFICSHIARLKSFGVPYASPAVLYQFTDWKDFMVRMPIQMMKRRPKMLNLKDYVRKGSEEE
- a CDS encoding MMPL family transporter, with translation MKKHPLNMLGKLVAGKNTQWITLSVWILITLVLSFTLPQVNSMKEPNPKNLPETAMSQQAEALMKKEFPNNAGNPLLVVWHRDGGLQSKDYKLIQDVYKELKASPLKEQSTLPPFDTIPEQVLSKSASKDGTSFVTPIFFNKSAGTDILKGNLEELRKIVNSKVDEDPFKQKITDSGLHVRLSGPVGIQTDAVSLFSQADVKLLVATVLLVLVLLILLYRSPILAILPIIVVGFAYGIISPTLGFLADHGWIKVDAQAISIMTVLLFGAGTDYCLFLISRYREYLLEEESKYKALQLAIKASGGAIIMSALTVVLGLGTLLLAHYGAFHRFAVPFSVAVFIMGIAALTILPAFLLIFGRVAFFPFIPRTTAMNEEFAKKKVLKVKATKGNFSKKLGDIVVRKPWTIIMLTVFLLGGLASFVPRIQYTYDLLESFPKDMPSREGFTLITDHFSAGELAPVKIVVDSKGKDLPIKQEIEKLSFVNKVKEPMKGKENNQLQMYEVSLVENPYSIEALDQIPELKNSVKKVLKDTGISNAENQLWIGGETASLYDTKQITERDEAVIIPVMISIIALLLLVYLRSIVAMIYLIVTVVLSFFSALGAGWIVLHFGMGAPAIQGAIPLYAFVFLVALGEDYNIFMVSEIWKNRKKQNHLDAVKNGVIQTGSVITSAGLILAGTFAVLGTLPIQVLVQFGIVTAIGVLLDTFIVRPLLVPAITVVLGRFAFWPGKLWKEEKQLQKEDTL
- a CDS encoding TetR/AcrR family transcriptional regulator, with the protein product MDQKQRPLGRPRQNKNTKSTKAIILEVATRLFLTQNYQVVSMDEVAKECGVTKATVYYYYSTKADLFTATMIQMMVRIRENMDQILSTNKTLEERLLDFATVYLHATMDIDMKNFMKDAKLSLSEEQLKELKNAEDNMYEVLEKALENAMALGEIPKGDPKFAAHAFVALLSIGNFKDENHNPTLANIDELAKQIVSFYWNGLSHQN